The Prosthecochloris marina genome window below encodes:
- a CDS encoding glycosyltransferase, whose product MPHIAIRHIDSLYSSIVFSGFHYLQEHSGDGWVYWLPRYILRNTSLQVYFLSNEQKLFFLKRNETLCEVEEQTVKKIDIFFARTLNSFPVDHRLLFSAKLKILYPISDIIPETILRHHPIIIHDSRFIKPLPEHERAFFYYKPSKKENLLLYPSAIHRRKGQIEFAQSIKAGALRGKKVLFCGTIKSEQYAEKCFSLLRKKKVDFEYLGKIPKKTLGELYRKSLLTLILSRGDWNPRTFYESMACGTPCLLSRKVQLASEMEEHAIKTSKLLLNYNILKCSSYTEELSIKLQKTSLEMTEEYCYNILFSYIFTEIRQQHFIKTKKQ is encoded by the coding sequence ATGCCCCATATAGCGATACGACATATCGACAGCCTTTACAGCTCCATCGTGTTTTCCGGCTTCCACTACCTTCAGGAACATTCAGGTGACGGATGGGTATACTGGCTGCCACGGTATATCCTCAGAAATACTTCGCTACAAGTCTATTTCCTCTCGAACGAGCAAAAACTGTTCTTTCTGAAAAGGAACGAAACTCTATGTGAGGTCGAAGAACAAACGGTCAAAAAAATCGACATCTTTTTTGCAAGGACATTGAACAGTTTTCCGGTAGATCATAGGCTGCTTTTTTCAGCGAAACTGAAAATCCTCTACCCGATCAGCGACATCATTCCGGAAACGATTCTTCGACATCATCCAATAATAATCCATGATAGCAGGTTCATCAAACCGTTGCCTGAACACGAGAGGGCATTTTTTTACTATAAACCTTCAAAAAAGGAAAACTTGCTTCTCTACCCTTCAGCGATTCACCGGCGAAAAGGCCAGATCGAGTTCGCACAATCCATCAAAGCCGGGGCCCTGAGGGGAAAAAAAGTGCTCTTCTGTGGAACTATCAAATCCGAGCAATACGCAGAAAAATGTTTCAGTCTGCTCAGAAAAAAAAAGGTCGATTTCGAGTACCTCGGGAAAATTCCAAAAAAAACGCTGGGAGAACTTTACAGAAAATCCCTTCTGACACTCATACTGTCGAGAGGAGACTGGAACCCTCGAACGTTCTATGAAAGTATGGCATGCGGTACACCTTGCCTTCTCTCACGAAAAGTGCAGCTTGCATCCGAAATGGAAGAGCATGCAATCAAGACATCGAAACTGCTGCTGAATTACAACATCCTGAAATGTTCCTCTTATACAGAAGAACTATCGATAAAACTGCAGAAAACCTCTCTTGAGATGACCGAAGAGTACTGCTACAACATTCTTTTTTCATATATCTTTACAGAAATTCGACAACAGCATTTTATAAAAACTAAAAAACAATGA
- a CDS encoding glycosyltransferase, with amino-acid sequence MKILGVPGGDWLTILKNHKSINKSDVMLSTVDNVGIPAVILKRIGLIKTPIIYVSVGLPEQIDKIKTRVLRKFYLNSLRNTKHFICYSIVEKERLKSLLHTGDEKVSFIPLGIMTSFFNPLLEVNKQWDIVSIGADPMRDYALLAQFAVKHKKLKILIVTSANHSYIKHNKPGNLDCEFNISLDEAIKRFSAGKLIVLPVKENTYTGATTTLLQAMCMQKCVIVSNVGPIKKGYNLVSNENCILVEPGNYTDLEASILSALSNDELLEQTGINGRRTVLEHNTWESFISKTSALILEVINPH; translated from the coding sequence TTGAAAATTCTCGGAGTTCCTGGTGGAGATTGGCTGACCATTCTAAAAAATCACAAATCGATCAATAAATCGGACGTAATGCTCTCAACCGTCGACAATGTCGGCATTCCTGCTGTCATTTTGAAACGGATCGGATTGATAAAAACCCCGATCATCTATGTCAGTGTAGGATTGCCGGAACAGATAGACAAAATCAAAACGAGAGTGCTCAGAAAATTTTACTTAAATTCGCTACGCAATACTAAACATTTCATTTGCTACAGCATAGTTGAAAAAGAGCGTTTGAAAAGTCTTTTGCATACAGGAGATGAAAAAGTTTCGTTCATCCCTCTTGGAATTATGACTTCGTTCTTCAACCCATTGCTGGAAGTGAACAAGCAATGGGATATCGTAAGTATCGGGGCCGATCCCATGAGGGATTATGCTTTGCTGGCACAATTCGCAGTTAAGCATAAAAAATTAAAAATTCTTATCGTCACATCGGCTAATCACTCATATATCAAACATAACAAACCAGGAAACCTTGATTGCGAATTTAATATTAGTTTAGATGAAGCCATCAAGAGATTCAGTGCCGGTAAGCTTATTGTCCTGCCTGTAAAGGAAAACACCTATACAGGGGCAACCACGACGCTACTTCAGGCAATGTGCATGCAAAAATGCGTCATCGTCAGCAATGTCGGCCCAATAAAAAAGGGTTACAACCTAGTCAGTAATGAGAACTGTATATTGGTCGAACCGGGCAATTACACAGACTTGGAAGCATCTATACTTTCAGCCTTATCAAACGATGAGCTTCTTGAGCAGACTGGTATAAACGGAAGAAGAACCGTGCTCGAACATAATACCTGGGAATCATTCATCTCCAAAACTTCCGCCCTGATACTTGAAGTCATC
- a CDS encoding glycosyltransferase family 4 protein, with translation MQEKKQQKKLSTRIQSVFWPSYTRLFIKGDHVNWSLTWDAIELGRLCRKLGINVIEGKPKGLMKKQCFFNMSRYELLQNWRKPKHRLAFPYYHGNPSTDEGSRNMLQTIKRHHTEIDRIQVSCKFMENVILDTGVASDKVFRIPIGINMNYFSPVTKEKKTSARKELGIPMNAMVIGSFQKDGSGWKEGLIPKMVKGPDIFLRAIEILNNSVPELFVLLTGPARGYVRQGLEKMKVPYVHRYINDYRNISQYYHALDAYIISSRDEGGPKAVLESMVCGIPLISTKVGQATDLIRHSENGFLTDIENAEALAHFTLQVLEDSQLRPDIIQQGFITAKANDYDNQLPKWNAFMSGFIKY, from the coding sequence TTGCAAGAAAAGAAACAGCAAAAAAAGCTTAGCACAAGAATTCAGTCTGTTTTCTGGCCCTCCTATACACGGCTGTTCATCAAAGGTGATCATGTCAACTGGAGTCTTACCTGGGATGCCATCGAACTGGGGAGACTTTGCAGAAAACTTGGCATCAATGTCATAGAAGGCAAACCAAAAGGACTTATGAAAAAACAGTGTTTTTTCAACATGAGCCGTTACGAACTCCTGCAAAACTGGCGAAAACCAAAACACCGGTTAGCCTTCCCTTACTATCATGGCAACCCCTCAACAGACGAAGGCTCCCGGAATATGTTGCAGACTATAAAGCGTCATCATACCGAGATTGATCGAATCCAAGTAAGCTGTAAGTTTATGGAAAATGTGATTCTCGATACAGGTGTTGCTTCCGATAAAGTATTTCGGATTCCCATCGGGATCAACATGAACTATTTTTCTCCCGTAACAAAAGAGAAAAAAACTTCAGCCAGAAAAGAGCTGGGAATTCCAATGAATGCCATGGTCATCGGCTCCTTTCAAAAAGACGGAAGCGGTTGGAAAGAAGGACTGATACCGAAAATGGTCAAGGGTCCTGATATTTTTCTCAGAGCCATAGAGATCCTCAACAATTCGGTACCCGAGCTCTTCGTTCTGCTCACCGGGCCCGCAAGAGGCTACGTTCGCCAAGGACTGGAAAAAATGAAGGTCCCTTATGTCCATCGCTACATCAATGACTATAGAAACATAAGCCAGTACTACCATGCACTCGATGCCTATATAATCTCTTCCCGAGACGAAGGCGGCCCCAAAGCCGTTCTTGAATCAATGGTTTGTGGGATACCACTCATCAGCACAAAAGTAGGCCAAGCAACCGACCTGATCCGGCATAGTGAAAATGGTTTTCTCACTGATATAGAGAATGCTGAGGCACTTGCCCATTTTACATTGCAAGTTCTTGAAGATAGTCAGCTACGCCCAGACATCATACAGCAAGGTTTCATTACTGCAAAAGCCAATGATTATGACAACCAGCTACCGAAGTGGAACGCATTCATGTCCGGTTTTATCAAATACTGA